In Massilia sp. METH4, the genomic window CATTGCTGGCAACCGAGGGCAGCATCGGCATCCGGTCGAGGGGCCTGGAAGCTGCCGGCATCGTCTCGCTGAACACTGCCAGCCTGGACGCCGGCTTCGGCCGGGAGGAAGTCGAGGCCATCGATATCGCGGCCGTTCAGCTGGACATGACGGATACCAGCGCGCGCGCGACCGGGAATGTCCGGCTCGACGCCGGGAACATGACGCTACAAGGCGTGGATATCGGCGCCGGGGGCGGTATCGCGTTGCGGGCCACCACTGCTGAAGGCGAAGGCCGGGCCGCGCTAGGCAATGTCTTGCTGAGCAACACGTCCGACGGCGAATTGCCGGCCACGGGGATTTCGATCACCGGCGATGCGCTCGATGCGCGCAATTCGCGCCTTGCCAGCGACGCGGACATCAACCTTTCCGCTCCCACCATTGAAATGCGCGATGTCCAACTATCGGGCCTGTCCATCCTGGGCACCGCGGAGCACATCGCGCTCGTTGGCGCGGAAATGGGCGCAAGCTCTGACATCAGGCTGACGGCGCCGCTGATCGACATAGCGCTAAGCGACTTCGGCGCCGACACGATCGTGTTGACGGCCGATAAGATGGAGGTGGCGACTACAGAGCTGGGAACCCGGTTCGGTTCCATGGTATTGAGGGCCCGCACGGACGCGAGGGACGGCAGCGCGATACTGCGCAATGTCAGGCTGCGGCCTGTGTATGAACAGGGCGTTCTAGGAGTGATGAGCATTAACGCCGACACTATCGATGCGACCGACCTCGATGTCGACTCATATGGTGACGTCTTTTTCTCCGGCTACTCGACATCCATTTCGAACCCGAGCAACCAGACCCAGGTGCTTGCCAACCGCGTAGTGATCGGCTCCAGGACTACCAGGCTGGATCACGCCAAACTGACCGGAACGGGACCGTTTGACGCGCTTTACATTGGAACCGAGAGCCTCGAGAACACGGGAAGCCAGCTGTCAACACCCGCGGGCCGCTGGCTGGTGTATTTCGGCCCCAGCCAGACGACCTTCCCCGCGGCGGCACTGGCCGGCCTCGACTACACATTCGTGCAATACAATGTCCCCGAGGACACGGCGGCGCGGTTCGACGGTGTCCCTGGTGCCCATGGCGTGCTGATGACGGCGCCGCTCGACCTCCAGTTCCGGGTCGATGCCTCGCGCCAGTACGACGGCACAACCAGGGCCGCATTCACCAATGCCGTGTCGCACAACGCCCCGACGGGGTTCACGGCAACCGCGCCCGAGGGCAACCCGGTGGCCCTCGGCGAATTCGACAACAAGAACGTCGGCACCGGCAAACCGGTCCGCTATCTGGGCGAGGCCGATTACTTCGAAGTCCGTGCCCCGAACGGCGCGCGGGTGTACGACGCCACCCATTCCTATGTCGCCGATATCACCGCGAAACAGATCACCCTCTCGGGCCTGCTCGCCCAGGACAAGGTATATGACACCACGCCTGCCGCGACGTTGACGGGCACGCTCGCGGGCATCGTCGAAGGCGACGATGTCACGCTCGCCGGCGCAGTGGGCCAGTTCAGCGACGAGAACGCGGGAAGCGACAAGACCGTCACCATCACGGGCGGCACGCTGGCGGGCGCCGACAAGGATAACTACGCGATCATCGGCGGCGGCATCGCCACTGCCGACATCTTCCCCCTCGCGATCAGCGCCAGCGGGATCACGGCGGCCGACAAGGTCTACGACGGCACCCGTATCGCAGCCCTGTCCGGCAGCCTGTCGGAAGTGCTGTCGGGCGACGACGTATCGCTCACCGGCGCGACCGGCCAGTTCGACGACAAGAACGTGGGCACCGGCAAGGCAGTCAGCGTGGCGGGCGGCAACTTGACCGGTGCGGACGCCGCCAATTACGTGCTGGAAGGCGGCACCACCACGCGCGCCACCATCGCGCCCCGGCCCGTGACGATCGCCATCGCCGGCCAGGTCGCCAGGGAGTACGACGCCACCACGGCCGCCAGCCTTGGCGCCGGCCAGTTCGTACTCGATGGCGTCATCCAGGGCGATGCCGTCAGCGTCGGCGGCCCCGTGCAGGGTAATTTCGATACGCCCAATGTGGGCCAGGGCAAGACCGTCACCGCCACCGGCGTCTTCCAGATCACGGGAGCGGATGCCTTCAACTACCGGGTTGGCGACATCAACCTCACCAGCGCCAGCAACACGATCACGGCAACCGCCACCGGTGCCGTGGGCACCATCACGCCGGCCACCCTGTTCTACACGGCCACCCCGGCGCAGCGCGACGCCGGCACGCCGATCGACGGCCTCACGGGCACGGTGACCGGCTTCAAGGGTGCCGATACCCTCGCCTCCGCCACCACCGGCGTGCTGGTGTGGCAGACCTCGTCCACCTCGGCGAGCCCGGGGCTGTACCCGGTCATCGGTTCGGGCCTGTCCGCCCTGAACTATGTGCTGGTCCAGGCGCCCGGCAACGAGGTGGCGCTGCAGCTGACGCCAGGGAACGCCCCCGCCGCGCCGCCGCAGCGGGCGCGTGAATCGAGCGTCGCAGCCATTGCATCGGCGGTGCAGACCGCACTGCCGGCGATGGATCCGCCCCGCATCGGCAGCGGCGTGCTGGACATGTCCGGCCCCGGCGCCGGCCGGACCTACGGCGCCGTCAATATCGGTGGGATGTCGCAGAACGAGCTGGCACGGATGATCGAACAGCGCCGCGACTTCAAGCGCAAGCTGTTCGCCGATGCGATCTACAAGCTCGAGCTGGACCCGAGCCTGGCCGACGTGCGCGCCTGCACCACCGTCCTCGAGGCGGGCACCGGCGCGTGCCGCATCCCGCCGAACCAGCTCGAACGCATGACGCCCGATACACGGCTGGCCGCGCTGGCTGCACTGGGCGCGAAAGTGGAGACGTCGGGCGGGTCGGCGGACCCGTCGGCGGCACTCGCGCCGGCGAAGCGCGCCGCGACGGCGCACGTGCCGCAGATCGAACGCAAGATCGCCGTGCTGTTCGGCATCAACGAATACGCCGACAAGACCATTCCGCGGCTGGAAAACGCCTTGCCGGACGTGGACGCGGTATCGGCCCTGCTGGCCGACAAGCTGGGCTACGAAGTGCGCGTGGTGCGCAACCCGAGCAAGGCCGACATCATCCGCACCCTCAATGCACTGCAGGTCGAGATCAACAGTACCGACAGCGTGGTGATCTACTACGCCGGCCACGGCTTCTCGCTGGAGAAGAACGGCACCGGCTACTGGCTGCCGGCCGACGCGGCCTCCAGCGACCCCAGCCGCTGGATATCGAACAACGACGTGGCGAAGCTGCTGTCGGGCATCCGCTCCAGCCAGATGGTGCTGATCTCGGACAGCTGTTATTCCGGCGCCTTCGCGCGCGACGGCATGGACGCCGTGGGCCGCGACGTCACGCCCGAAGGCGTGCTGTCCAAGCGCTCGGTCGTGGTGATCTCGTCGGGCGGCGACGAACCGGTGGCCGACGAAGGCAAGGCCGGCCACTCGATCTTCGCCTGGAACCTGATGGAAGCGATGCGCTCGGTGTCGGCCTGGAAGCCCGGCAGTACCTTGTTCAACGATGTGCAGGCGGGCGTGAAGAAGGAATTCCCGCAAACGCCGAAGTATGGTTCGGTGACGGCGGCGGGGCACCAGGCGGGCGGGGATTATCTGTTCGAATTGCGGTGACAGGCCCGTACGGGTCAACCTCGATGCGCGAGTCGGGGTGCGCGCCGTCCGATCAATTCCTGTGCGTGACGATATCGGCGGCCAGCCCGGGAACGAGCAGCCCCTGGTCGACGAATGCCGGTATCTGGTCCCTGGGCGAGCCGTACTGCCAGTAGGTGAAGTAGAGGGAGCCCGGCGACGCCACGGCCAGCCGCTCCAGGCGCCGGAACTCGCCGACGTTCAGCGCGCCGCGCTGGTCGACCAGGTTGATGTCGCACAGGCCGCCCAATTGGTGCGGAATGACGTGGCCCCGGTGATAGCCGGCCTTCGACGTGAGCGGGTGACCTTTCATCCGTGAGCTGTCCCGTTTGTGCGCGACGGGCCCATTGCTCACGACCCATGCGGCGATCAGGCGCGCGTGGACAATGTCGAACAGATAGGAATAGCCGGACAGGTCGATCTGCACGATCTCATGGTCCGGCGTTCGGGCGCGATAGTCGGCAAGCCACACGCGGCGCAGGTACGGCATCATGAAGCGTTCGAAGCCATCGCGCGTACGGGAGAAGTCGCGCGGTACGAGCTTGGGAATCTTTGGGTAGGCAGCCATGTCGACCTCCATGATGGTGTGCCGCTTCCTGTTCGGCTGGCTGCCCCGGTTCCCCGCGGCCCTCACCGTACGGCCCATGCCTTCAGCTTACGCCGGCTGCCGCATTTCACAACACGCCAGCCAGCCGTTTGGCGAAATAGCAACTCAGCAATCGCGCCGGATTTCCTGTGCGGTCGCGTGCCGCACGCCGCGTCGATATCGGGTCATTGACGCGGCGCTGCAAGCGCAGGCCTCATGCCTCTGGCGCACCACCCGTCTCGACGACAAACGCCCTCAGCTCCACCATCTTCCCATCGCGAAAGCGCCAGACATCGCAGTAGGCGTTCGGCACGGGCCTGCCCTCCCCGTCCCTGCTCTCGATCTCGCCAATCGCAACGACCATGTTTCCCTCCGCGACCAGCTCGCGCACGTTGAACTTCGGCGGCTCCGCATACCCCTTCACCATCCACGCGCGCACGGCCTCCTTGCCGCGCAGGGTTTCGCCACCGACCGTGGACCACACGATGTCGTCCGCACAGAAGGACAGGAAGCCTTCGTTATCCCCGGCGGCGACCGCCGCATTCGCTTGCCGTAATACCGCCTTGTTTTGTTCAGACATCGGATTCTCCTTTGAGTGACTTTCAAGTGGACAGGATCGTAGCGAAGCGGGCGCGCGGCTGCCGCGGATTCGCGCGTCGGCAATTGTACCGGTCCCGACAGACCGGCCGCGCGCACCGCGTGTCAAACGCCTGTCACAAAAGGCTTCTACCGTATGGACTCGCGGGCTGAACGGAGGCCCGCCGGGACGGCCACAACAGGCTGTCTCTCTTTGGCCCGTCGGATGCCGGTCGGCGTCCGACGTGCTCTCGCATGTGATCCATCTCATTGACCCATCACTTTTACGAGGTATGCCATGTTCCCGTTTTCCCCCGCCGTCACCCCCGCAGTGCGCTCTCACCTGAATGCCCAGGCCGCCTTCCTGAACGATATGTCGAAGTCGCTGTCGCGTTCCTTCCAGAACCTGTGCCAGCTGAATATCCAGCTGAGCCAGACCTTGCTCGAGGAAAGCACGATCGCCGGCCACCAGATCCTGTCGACCGATCGCCCCAATGACCTGATCGCTGTGGCCGCACAGCGCGCCCAACCAGCAACCGAAAAGCTCCGTGCCTACCAGCAGCACATCTCGCGCGTTGCCGCCGACGCGCAAGTGGATTTCGCGCGCGTCGCCGAGCAGCACGTGCAGGAAACCTCGCGCACCGCACGTGAGCTGGCCGATCAGGTCGCCCGCGCCGCGGCCGAGGAAACCGACCGCAATGTGCGCCACCAGGAAGAGGCCCTGAAAAACTTCCGCGATCCGTTCGAAATCTCCGGCGCATTCCGCGGCAACGGCGGCAGCTATCAGGGCACCATGCAATCGGCCGGCAACGGCCAGGATGCCGGCGCCCAGTTCAAGGGCAATGTGCAGGGTGGCCACGCCGCCCAAGCCGCGCAGGAACCGGCGGCGCGCAGCGGCAAGAACGCCTGACGTTATCCCTCGAGTGGCCGGCACCGCCGGCCGCCAGCCGGCCAATGTAGCGCCGGCGCACCGGTCTCCCGGCGCGCCGGCGCTTTTTTTGGCGCGTAACGCGCGGACTATTTTTCCAACCGGAGCGGACCCCGTTCGAGCAATGTTTCTTCAAACCGGGGTCTGACCCCGATTTTGAGAAAGACTTCCTGGGATTGGAGTCCGACCCCGGTTTCAGGAAACGTTTGTAGTGAAAATAAAACAACGCTCATCGGATGTCATACATACAAGCTCGTGCGAGTAGTATTATTACAGCCACGCTCGCGGACCCGCGCACGGTGCGCGATTCACGCGGGAAAGTATAAAAACTACGTGGAGACACCATGAATACAGAAAGTAGTTTGGTTTCACGGCTTGGCGTGGGACTGATCCTGGCCACCACCTTGGCAGCCTGCGGCGGCAGCGGCGAAGGCGAAACGGGCCAGCAGCAGCAGCAGGCCTCCCTCGCACCGGTGCGGCTGTCCGGCGCAATCAAATCCGCGGCTGCGGCCGCCACCCCGGTCGCCCCCGGCAATATCCGCATGCATTTCCGCCGCATCCAGGGCGACGAAACCAATTGGGGCGTGTATTCGTGGGATGGCCCACAACAGCCCAGCCAGGCGTGGATCACGGACCGCTTCATGTTTACGGGGCGCGACGCGTTCGGCGGCTACGTGGACATTCCGCTCGCGGCCGGCAAGAGCGCCATCAGTTTCCTCGTCACCGACGGCAGCGGCACCAAGAATTGCGGCGCCGACCAGCGCGCCGACCTGGCGGCCGACGTGATGGCCAATGGCCAGGAAGTGTGGATGCTGGAAGGCGACTGCACCGTGTACGCCCAGGAACCGGCCCTCACCTTCGGGAACCTGGGCAATGCCAAGGCGCACTGGCTGTCGGCCACCGCGCTGGCCTGGCCCGGCGCGCCGGCCGGCGCCACCTACAAGCTGTACTACGCGAACAATGGCGGGCTGGCGCCGGCGGCCGACGCGGCCACCGGCCTGGCCGGCGCCGACGGCAGCTTCGCACTGCAAGCGGCCGCCCTGCCCGATGCGCTGCGCCAGAAGTTCCCCCACCTCGCCGGCGCCACGGGGCTGCGGCTCTCGGGTGCCGACGCCGCCAGGGCGGCGAGCCTCGCCAGCGCCCAATTCGCCATCGCCCAGTTCAATGCCGACGGCACGCTGGTGCAGGTCACTTCGCTGCAACAGGCCGGCATGCTCGACGACGTCTTCGCCGCCCGCGCCAGCCAGGCGCAACTCGGCGTGACCTTCGACCGCCAGGGCGTACCCACCTTCCGCGTCTGGGCGCCGACGGCGAAGGCCGTGAACCTGGACATCTACCGCGACGCCAACGCGGCCAAGGGCAAGTCCGCGCCGATGGTGCGCGATCCCGCCAGCGGCGTGTGGTCGTACACGGCGCCGAGCGCCGAGTGGACCAATCGTTCCTACTACACCTACACGGTGCAGGTCCTGTCGCGCTGGGCGAACAACAAGGTGGTGACGAACACGGTCACCGACCCGTATTCGCCGAGCGTTTCCGCCAACAGCAAGCGCAGCTTCATCGCCAACCTGGACAGCGCGCAACTGAAGCCGGCCGGCTGGGACGACCAGCGCATTCCACACCTGGCCGCGCCCACCGACATCGCCCTGTACGAACTGCACATCCGCGACTTTTCCGCGTCGGACGACACGGTGCCCGCCGCCCACCGCGGCAAGTACCTGGCCTTCACGCACACCGAGAGCGCGCCGATGCGCCACCTGAAGTCGCTGCAGAAGGCCGGCATGACGCACGTGCACCTGCTGCCCAGCTATGACTTTTCCAGCGTCGACGAATTGGCCTGCGTGACCCCCGCCATTCCGAACGGCGCTGCCGATGGCACCACCCAGCAGGCAGCGGTAGCCGGCACCCGCGACAGCGACTGCTTCAACTGGGGCTACGACCCGGTGCACTACAACACGCCGGAAGGCAGTTACGCCACCGACGCGACGGACGGCGCGGTGCGCGTGCGCGAATTCCGCGCCATGGTGCAGTCGCTGCACGAAGCGGGGCTGCGCGTGACGCTGGACGTGGTGTACAACCACACCAGCCAGTCGCAGCAAGGGCCGCTGTCGGTGCTGGACCGCATCGTGCCCGCGTATTACTACCGCCTGGGCGCCGAAGGCAACATCCTGAACGACAGCTGCTGCGCCGACACGGCCCAGGAAAACGCCATGATGGCCAAGCTGATGATCGATTCCGTGGCGCTGTGGACGGAGCAGTACAAGATAGACAGCTTCCGCTTCGACATCATGGGCTTCACGCCGCTCGACCTGATGAAGCGCGTGCAGGCCGCCGCCAACGCGGCGGCGGGCCGCCACATCTACCTGTACGGCGAGGCATGGAACTTCGGCGCGGTGGGCAATGACGCCCGCTTCGTGCAGGCGCGCCAGGCGAATATGGCCGGCACCGGCATCGGCTCCTTCAACGACCGCATCCGCGACACGGTGCGCGGCGGCGGCTGCTGCGATACCGGCGGCGCGCTGGTGGACCAGCAGGGCTTCGCCAACGGCGTGTGGTTCGATCCGAACGGCAAGTCCAGCCAGACGCGCGACGACGCGCTGCGCCTGGCCGACCTGGTGCGCGTCGCTCTTTCCGGCACGCTGCGCGACTATCGCTTCACCGACCGTTTCGGCAACGTGCGCAGCAACGCCGAGATCGACTACTTCGGCCAGCAGGCGGGCTTCGCCGGCCAGCCGGCGGAGACCATCAACTACATCGAGGCGCACGACAACCAGACGCTGTTCGACGTCAACGCGCTGAAGCTCCCGCAAGGCACCACGCTGGCCGACCGCGTGCGCGCGCAGACGCTGGGCACCGCCATCAACGTGCTGGCGCAAGGCATCCCGTTCTTCCACGCCGGTCAGGAGATCCTGCGTTCGAAGTCGCTGGACCGCGACAGCTACAACGCGGGCGACTGGTTCAACCGGCTCGACTACGGCTACGCGTCGAACAACTTCGGCGTCGGCCTGCCGCTGGCGGAGAAGAACGAGGAAAGCTGGCCCATCATGGCGCCGGTGCTGGCCAACCCGCTGGTCAACCCGGACCGCCGCGCGATCCTGGCGGCGAAGGCCGGCTTCGAGGAACTGCTGGCGATCCGCCAGGACAGCACGCTGTTCCGCCTGCGCACCGCACAGGACGTGATCGACCGCCTGAAGTTCCACAACACGGGACCCGCCCAGGTGCCGGGCGTGGTCGCCATGAGCATTTCGGGAACGGAACCGAGCAAGTACCCCGGCGCGAAGTACAAGGCGGTAATCGCGGTGTTCAACGTGGACAGGAAGGCCAACACCGTCACCATCCCGGAACTGCGCGGCCGCAGGCTGCAACTGCACCCGATCCAGCGCGCGGGCAGCGATCCGGTCGTGAAGTCCTCGGCCTATGACGCAGGCACGGGTGCGTTCACGATCCCCGCGCGCACCACGGCGGTGTTCGTGCAGCACGGGAACGACTGACGTCGAGCAAGCCTTGGGGGATGGGCGAAGGCCGTGGTAAGGTTGCAAGACTTACCATGCCCCGTACCGAAAGAGAGGATCATGCTTCGCCATCCCCTTCCCGCACCCATGAGCGCACTGACGAACCCGCGCAGGTGGACCTGCATCGCCCTGCTGGCCACGACGGTACCGGCTACTGCCCAGCTGAAGGCGCCGGAACCGGCGCCCAACCTGCCGCTGTGGGAACTTGGCCTGTTCGGTGGCGCCGCCACCACCCCCGCCTATCCGGGTTCGGACGACCGTTCCACCCGCGCCCTCGTGCTGCCGATGGTGATCTATCGCGGCAAGATCGTGCGCGCCGACCGCTCCGGCATCGCGGCGCGCCTGATCAACAGCGACCGGGTGGAGCTGGACCTGGGCTTCGCCCTGTCGCTGCCGGCCCGCTCCGACGACGTGGCCGCGCGCGAAGGCATGCCGGACCTGCATTCGCTGCTCGAATTCGGGCCGCGCCTGAAGGTGCTGCTGGCCGAGCCCACCGCCACCAGCCGCGCCAGGCTGGAATTGCCGCTGCGCGTGCCCCTCGAACTGGGCAACGGCTTCGCGCGCCAGGGCCTCGTGTTCGAACCGCGCGTGGTCTACGAGATCGGCGACGGCACGGGCAAGTGGCAGGCCGATGCGAGCGCAGGTGCCGTGTTCGGCAATGCCCGCCTGAACGATTACTTCTACGGCGTGGCGCCGCAATACGCCACCGCCACCCGGCCGGTGTACCAGGCCGATGGCGGCCTGATGATGACGCGCTTCGGCCTGAGCCTGTCGCGGCGCATCAATGCCGACTGGCGCGTCTTCGGATTCACCCGCTATGAGAATCTCAGCCACTCGGCGAACCGCGACAGCCCATTGTTCCGCAAGAACAGCGGGCTGTCGGCCGGAATCGGTTTTACCTGGACCGGCTACCGCTCGGCGGCGCGGGCCTGGGAATAGGCGGCAGGGTCGCCGTTACGAGGCAAAGTGCCGCGCCAGGTGCCGCGCGAACGCCTCCGCCTCCATGAAGCCGATCACGCGCCCCCGCGGCACTTCCTTGCCTTCCCTGAACAGGATGATGCCGGGCGGTCCGAACAGGCCGAAGCGCTTCATCAGGGCGCGGTCCTCCTGGCTGTTGGCCGTCACGTCCACCTGCAGCAGGCGCACCTGCCGCATCCGCGCGGCGACCTGCGGCGCCGAAAAGGTAAAGCGTTCCATCTCCTTGCAGGAGACGCACCAGTCGGCATAGAAGTCCAGCATCACCGGGCCGGGATTCGCCGCCAGCACCTCTTCCAGTTCCGCCACGCTGCGGATGCGCTGGAAGCGCTGGTCCTCGCCCGTCTCGGCCGCCACTGCCGCGACGGGCCCGCCGCGCAGGTGGGCCAGCGGCTGCAGCACGTCCCGTCCCGCGCTGGCGGCGCCCAGCAGCTCGAACAGTCCCAGCGTGAACAGCACCAGCCCCAGCGTGCGGCCCAGGTAGCTGCGCAAGCCGGCGCCCGCGGCTACCGGCTCGAACACGCGCAGGAAAACGGCGCACAGCACGGCGAAGGCGCCCCACAGCGCCATGGCGACCGTGACCGGGAACACCGGCGACACCATCCAGATCGCCACCGCGATCAGCAGCAGCCCGAACACCCGCTTGACGGCGTTCATCCACGGGCCCGCGCGCGGCAGCAGGCTGCCGGCGGAGAGGCCGGTGAGCAGCAGCGGCACGCTCATGCCGGCGGCCATCGAGAACAGCGCCCAGCCGCCTGTCCATACGTCGCGCGTCTGGCTGATGTACAGCAGCGCACCGGCCAGCGGCCCGGCCACGCACGGGCCGACGATGAGGGCCGACACCGCGCCCATGGCGAACACCCCGGCATAGCGCCCGCCCCGGAAGCGGTTGCTGGTCTCGCTGAAGCGGCTCTGCAAGGCCGCTGGCAGCTGCAACTGGTACACGTCGAACATGGATAGCGCCAGCGCCACGAGCAGGCCGCCGAAGAGCAGCAGCACCCAGGGCTTCTGCAAGGCGCCCGCCAGCCCTTCGCCGGCCAGGCCCGCCGCCACGCCGAGCGCC contains:
- a CDS encoding YDG domain-containing protein, producing MKQPIDSIAAGGRPAGLARRAIATAVAAAFGTAAWAQLPTGGAVAHGSAVIATDGARMTVTNSPGTVLDWQSFSVGARNGVHFAQQSAASQVLNRVVGNDPSAILGTLSSNGGVWLVNPHGVLFGSNARIDVAGLVATTLPISNDDFRAGRFRFDGAGLPGGQVLNQGEIHTSFGGRVWLMGDSVRNEGLIHSPGGQIVLAAGKSIELVDSGMPNVTVRITAPENEAVNLGTLLAPGSGRIDVHGGIVNQQGIVRADSIGTDPAGRIVMKAQGDVRLAAGSMTSASAAGAGSGGKVLAESVDGATLVQGDVAATSAAGSGGSIHLLGKHVGVHGAAQVDVSGATGADDILVGGDYQGSNPAVRNAEASYLGPDAALRANATARGDGGKVILWGDRATRAFGTLEAHGGPGGGDGGLVETSGRYLDARPKGIDVRSHGGKAGTWLLDPGDITIGNCCSPGGYEFDDSLDITFTSFRDDSYILVEQIRNWLQQQNNVVVRTGGGDNTTQQGNITVESSIEVSADGHGMGLTLEAHNDIILGPNVRIGSSSVPMPVTLTADRDGNNGGRIVLNPGSGIATLGGEIRLTAANLGNRTGDGIRLDNATLDARGGPVGLEANRVDIVGNSSVTGGDVGILADAVTVDRSTLLATEGSIGIRSRGLEAAGIVSLNTASLDAGFGREEVEAIDIAAVQLDMTDTSARATGNVRLDAGNMTLQGVDIGAGGGIALRATTAEGEGRAALGNVLLSNTSDGELPATGISITGDALDARNSRLASDADINLSAPTIEMRDVQLSGLSILGTAEHIALVGAEMGASSDIRLTAPLIDIALSDFGADTIVLTADKMEVATTELGTRFGSMVLRARTDARDGSAILRNVRLRPVYEQGVLGVMSINADTIDATDLDVDSYGDVFFSGYSTSISNPSNQTQVLANRVVIGSRTTRLDHAKLTGTGPFDALYIGTESLENTGSQLSTPAGRWLVYFGPSQTTFPAAALAGLDYTFVQYNVPEDTAARFDGVPGAHGVLMTAPLDLQFRVDASRQYDGTTRAAFTNAVSHNAPTGFTATAPEGNPVALGEFDNKNVGTGKPVRYLGEADYFEVRAPNGARVYDATHSYVADITAKQITLSGLLAQDKVYDTTPAATLTGTLAGIVEGDDVTLAGAVGQFSDENAGSDKTVTITGGTLAGADKDNYAIIGGGIATADIFPLAISASGITAADKVYDGTRIAALSGSLSEVLSGDDVSLTGATGQFDDKNVGTGKAVSVAGGNLTGADAANYVLEGGTTTRATIAPRPVTIAIAGQVAREYDATTAASLGAGQFVLDGVIQGDAVSVGGPVQGNFDTPNVGQGKTVTATGVFQITGADAFNYRVGDINLTSASNTITATATGAVGTITPATLFYTATPAQRDAGTPIDGLTGTVTGFKGADTLASATTGVLVWQTSSTSASPGLYPVIGSGLSALNYVLVQAPGNEVALQLTPGNAPAAPPQRARESSVAAIASAVQTALPAMDPPRIGSGVLDMSGPGAGRTYGAVNIGGMSQNELARMIEQRRDFKRKLFADAIYKLELDPSLADVRACTTVLEAGTGACRIPPNQLERMTPDTRLAALAALGAKVETSGGSADPSAALAPAKRAATAHVPQIERKIAVLFGINEYADKTIPRLENALPDVDAVSALLADKLGYEVRVVRNPSKADIIRTLNALQVEINSTDSVVIYYAGHGFSLEKNGTGYWLPADAASSDPSRWISNNDVAKLLSGIRSSQMVLISDSCYSGAFARDGMDAVGRDVTPEGVLSKRSVVVISSGGDEPVADEGKAGHSIFAWNLMEAMRSVSAWKPGSTLFNDVQAGVKKEFPQTPKYGSVTAAGHQAGGDYLFELR
- a CDS encoding nuclear transport factor 2 family protein, producing the protein MSEQNKAVLRQANAAVAAGDNEGFLSFCADDIVWSTVGGETLRGKEAVRAWMVKGYAEPPKFNVRELVAEGNMVVAIGEIESRDGEGRPVPNAYCDVWRFRDGKMVELRAFVVETGGAPEA
- the phaP gene encoding TIGR01841 family phasin (Members of this family are phasins (small proteins associated with inclusions such as PHA granules). Note that several different families of phasins have been named PhaP despite very little sequence similarity to each other.), whose protein sequence is MFPFSPAVTPAVRSHLNAQAAFLNDMSKSLSRSFQNLCQLNIQLSQTLLEESTIAGHQILSTDRPNDLIAVAAQRAQPATEKLRAYQQHISRVAADAQVDFARVAEQHVQETSRTARELADQVARAAAEETDRNVRHQEEALKNFRDPFEISGAFRGNGGSYQGTMQSAGNGQDAGAQFKGNVQGGHAAQAAQEPAARSGKNA
- the pulA gene encoding pullulanase-type alpha-1,6-glucosidase, which produces MNTESSLVSRLGVGLILATTLAACGGSGEGETGQQQQQASLAPVRLSGAIKSAAAAATPVAPGNIRMHFRRIQGDETNWGVYSWDGPQQPSQAWITDRFMFTGRDAFGGYVDIPLAAGKSAISFLVTDGSGTKNCGADQRADLAADVMANGQEVWMLEGDCTVYAQEPALTFGNLGNAKAHWLSATALAWPGAPAGATYKLYYANNGGLAPAADAATGLAGADGSFALQAAALPDALRQKFPHLAGATGLRLSGADAARAASLASAQFAIAQFNADGTLVQVTSLQQAGMLDDVFAARASQAQLGVTFDRQGVPTFRVWAPTAKAVNLDIYRDANAAKGKSAPMVRDPASGVWSYTAPSAEWTNRSYYTYTVQVLSRWANNKVVTNTVTDPYSPSVSANSKRSFIANLDSAQLKPAGWDDQRIPHLAAPTDIALYELHIRDFSASDDTVPAAHRGKYLAFTHTESAPMRHLKSLQKAGMTHVHLLPSYDFSSVDELACVTPAIPNGAADGTTQQAAVAGTRDSDCFNWGYDPVHYNTPEGSYATDATDGAVRVREFRAMVQSLHEAGLRVTLDVVYNHTSQSQQGPLSVLDRIVPAYYYRLGAEGNILNDSCCADTAQENAMMAKLMIDSVALWTEQYKIDSFRFDIMGFTPLDLMKRVQAAANAAAGRHIYLYGEAWNFGAVGNDARFVQARQANMAGTGIGSFNDRIRDTVRGGGCCDTGGALVDQQGFANGVWFDPNGKSSQTRDDALRLADLVRVALSGTLRDYRFTDRFGNVRSNAEIDYFGQQAGFAGQPAETINYIEAHDNQTLFDVNALKLPQGTTLADRVRAQTLGTAINVLAQGIPFFHAGQEILRSKSLDRDSYNAGDWFNRLDYGYASNNFGVGLPLAEKNEESWPIMAPVLANPLVNPDRRAILAAKAGFEELLAIRQDSTLFRLRTAQDVIDRLKFHNTGPAQVPGVVAMSISGTEPSKYPGAKYKAVIAVFNVDRKANTVTIPELRGRRLQLHPIQRAGSDPVVKSSAYDAGTGAFTIPARTTAVFVQHGND
- a CDS encoding MipA/OmpV family protein; this translates as MLRHPLPAPMSALTNPRRWTCIALLATTVPATAQLKAPEPAPNLPLWELGLFGGAATTPAYPGSDDRSTRALVLPMVIYRGKIVRADRSGIAARLINSDRVELDLGFALSLPARSDDVAAREGMPDLHSLLEFGPRLKVLLAEPTATSRARLELPLRVPLELGNGFARQGLVFEPRVVYEIGDGTGKWQADASAGAVFGNARLNDYFYGVAPQYATATRPVYQADGGLMMTRFGLSLSRRINADWRVFGFTRYENLSHSANRDSPLFRKNSGLSAGIGFTWTGYRSAARAWE